The genomic region TCAGGTAGCCGACCTCGCCGGCTGCCAGTTCGTCGCACGCCTTGCGCTGGGGCACGAACTGGCCCAGTTCCAGGACTTCGTGCGTGGCTTCCCCTTTGAGGAAGCGGATCTTCTGGCCGCGCTTGACGGTTCCCTGCATGACGCGGACATAGGTGATCGCCCCGCGGAACTCGTCGTAGTGCGAATCGAACACCATCGCTTGCAGCGGCGCGTCGGCGTCTCCCGACGGCGGCGGCACCCGATCGACGACCGCTTGTAACAACTCGATCACACCTTTGCCCGTCTTGCCGCTGCACGGCAGAACCTCGAACGGATCGATGCCGAGGGTGCTTTCCATCTCGGCCATCACCTCGTCGGTGCGCGCGTGGACCAGGTCGACCTTGTTGACCACCGGAACAATCGTCAGGCCGGCATTGATCGCGGCATAGGCGTTGGCCATGGTTTGCGCCTCGACACCCTGGAAGGCGTCGACCAGCAGCAGCGCCCCTTCACAGCAAGCGAGGCTGCGTGAGACTTCGTAGTGAAAGTCGACGTGGCCTGGCGTGTCGACCAGGTTCAGCTCGTATTGCTCGCCGTTCAACTCGTAACGCATCGACACGGCCCGGGCTTTGATCGTGATGCCGCGCTGCCGCTCGAGTTCCATGTCGTCGAGCAGTTGTTCCTGCATCTCGCGCTTCGAGACGGTGCCGGTCAGCTCGATGAGCCGGTCGGCCAGCGTGCTTTTGCCGTGGTCGATGTGGGCAATGATGCAGAAGTTACGGATGTGTTTAACGTCGAAAGGCAAGGCGATTTCCTCTGGCAAATGTCAACGGACGCGGTCAGTGAGCCTTGGCAGATTGGCCCCGGCCGACGATGCGCCCTTATTTAGCTTTGTTCTTTACCGCCAGCCGGGCGATGCCGGCGGCGCCGATGTACCCGGCGTCGCCCCCCAACGTGGCATATACAATTTGTACGCGCTCGGCCGGCACGGGAAATGCGCGGTGGCGGACTTCCTCGCGAATTCGCTCGATAAATCGGCGTCCCAGGGGGGACGCGTCGCCGCCGAATGTCATCGCCCCGCCGATCACCACGGCGACTGGGTCGATGGCGTGGATCAGCGTCACGCAGCCGACCCCCACATACTTGGCTGTGTCGAGCACGATTTCCAGGGCCAAGGCGTCGCCGCGCTGGGCCTCTTCGCCCACGAGGATCGGCGTCAACTGCTCGCCCCTGGCCAATCGTTCGGCAATCGAGCTAGCTCGTCCGGCGACGAGCGCCTCTTGGGTCCGCTTGATGACGGCCGTGGCGCTGCCATAGGCTTCGAGGTGGCCGGTCTGGTGACAGCCGCACAATCGGGCGTCGTCACGATAGTCGATGATAATGTGCCCGCACTCGCCGCCGT from Planctomycetota bacterium harbors:
- a CDS encoding ROK family protein; this encodes MAYQRTFISRDQAQAPFYVGADLGGTGIKVGLVDDLGRSLAWTKVPTEVPKGPEQGAAKIGRAVLDVIAQAGLQPSDVAGVGLGSPGPMDIEQGMLLESPNLVGWENFRLVDAVVANCHLPVSFANDANAAAYGEFWIGCGRDFRSIVMLTLGTGVGGGIILDDHVLDGANSNGGECGHIIIDYRDDARLCGCHQTGHLEAYGSATAVIKRTQEALVAGRASSIAERLARGEQLTPILVGEEAQRGDALALEIVLDTAKYVGVGCVTLIHAIDPVAVVIGGAMTFGGDASPLGRRFIERIREEVRHRAFPVPAERVQIVYATLGGDAGYIGAAGIARLAVKNKAK